The Leishmania panamensis strain MHOM/PA/94/PSC-1 chromosome 32 sequence genome window below encodes:
- a CDS encoding hypothetical protein (TriTrypDB/GeneDB-style sysID: LpmP.32.0390) — protein sequence MHSTYPKQHCGCDFCCSRRSVNAKKLAASQAAFQHSSAMQRNGCNCDCHSKGLGGVSSFDPDYPVPVNQTALNASRGRNGVPGGNQYTIRNNSTRVAGTDASRRDGGNDSMKETAEEREAREVAELDALERLLMLEYKARTQATIEAERLKRNATSATPRDPKPLPEGYSSSSTTDRMGHLESGMEGSFSPGTCTIHEAYAMAHDCPAEPPVQCHASHRLQDTMNDVRKVTADPINTGNRRALQKLLHQHGMAETPTSESGAVTGKSASGTEQNAFGSSLAQIRTSYAHPRGAGLVWVPTVQSVSMSQSSMKDSNPPVVHSSIAAGGGSSKRPSVLSPGAAAAVAAEANRVSYAAHH from the coding sequence ATGCACAGCACCTACCCGAAGCAGCACTGCGGGTGCGActtctgctgcagccgccgctccGTCAACGCGAAGAAGTTGGCGGCGAGCCAGGCAGCCTttcagcacagcagcgcgatgCAGCGTAACGGCTGCAACTGCGACTGCCACAGCAAGGGGCTGGGTGGCGTCTCGTCCTTCGACCCCGACTACCCGGTGCCGGTCAACCAGACAGCCCTCAACGCCTCCCGCGGGCGAAACGGAGTGCCTGGAGGAAACCAGTACACCATCCGGAACAACTCTACGCGTGTGGCGGGCACCGACGCCTCGCGGAGGGACGGCGGAAACGACTCGATGAAGGAGACGGCGGAGGAGCGTGAGGCCCGTGAGGTGGCGGAGTTGGACGCACTGGAGCGCCTTCTCATGCTGGAGTACAAGGCCCGGACACAGGCGACCATAGAGGCGGAGCGCCTCAAGCGGAATGCCACGAGCGCGACCCCCCGCGATCCGAAGCCTCTGCCGGAGGGCTACTCGAGCAGCTCGACAACTGACAGAATGGGGCACCTGGAGTCTGGTATGGAGGGCAGCTTCAGTCCGGGTACTTGTACGATCCACGAGGCATACGCCATGGCGCATGATTGCCCTGCAGAACCGCCGGTGCAGTGCCATGCGTCTCACCGCCTGCAGGATACGATGAACGACGTGCGCAAAGTGACAGCGGACCCGATCAACACCGGCAACCGCCGCGCACTGCAGAAGCTACTGCACCAGCATGGTATGGCTGAGACGCCAACCAGCGAGAGCGGTGCTGTCACCGGCAAGTCCGCCAGCGGGACCGAGCAGAACGCGTTTGGCTCGTCACTAGCGCAGATCCGTACGAGCTACGCGCACCCCCGCGGCGCAGGTCTTGTCTGGGTGCCGACGGTGCAGTCAGTTTCTATGTCGCAGTCTTCCATGAAGGACTCGAATCCTCCGGTGGTACACAGTAGCATTGCTGCCGGTGGTGGTAGCTCAAAGCGTCCGTCAGTGCTGTCGCctggcgccgcagctgctgtggccgcCGAGGCGAATCGAGTGAGCTACGCAGCGCACCACTaa
- a CDS encoding hypothetical protein (TriTrypDB/GeneDB-style sysID: LpmP.32.0400) — protein MSLHLVDSDGHLEAEKKLTEYLTSIVAPSVSLSRGSATADGDYGNGALEAVGLNYHVVGVFGGQSSGKSTLLNHLFGTHFQMLDETVRRGQTTKGAFMARANTALAGFEASDVAVVAPRLAPSAADRSSRLNHAVAATVTNNTTGGAPPTDSPLLVLDFEGTDGLERGEDQCFERQLSLFGLSIADTLIINMWAVDVGRFNAANLSLLRTIFEVNLQLFSHSNYEAEEKPTLLVVLRDFTEDDPLPSLTTVRKSFDTIWESITRPAQFEDTSIDALFHLKYYVMPHYRLQKEEFMASVETLRRWFGDSRCSDYLFSCHSMFRGVPLDGLPAYLTNCWAAIRTSKDLDIPTQREMLAQHRCKEAKEQELMTYRGFARGYEDRLLRGEMLLRLSEVLDEEMETRLTAFYRQTKLYSSAVVGQYANELETELVDATMQVLNRLSKAIATEVLSNVESRVLNSVEESLRQLLKSAQTLPFSAGEDSSATEPAEAHDADEDAAPLLGAQRMDSAACQRLVRGFWRTLSIQVKEVVAEVAAMPPRAHLYGRYAVLIVQDPTTRLNVLNIVTDAFFQKVKSRLMSMANSACDTMHSGFERSLTYNSDGTVRFFATTRGLQKAVPAAVQAGLVVLGSLFYFRLKLVSAAVSDDDDLDTGATAALPQSRSARRVRHNRCHIVFDDNDAEAAFYLSYSTLDTAPKYPCDVPVPTLDCDGEEVGVAADCILLSQQATVRAYELYKQKCDFTTQLQLRAAEAGNQRLPAWVIPALFVLGWNELLYVLTSPALLVLVVVICAVFFRQFFVSQWHAFEETGPASVVIPARTVVHTLSALVRSLLGDGQGSCPEHAARNGSDVVASGEREMTHVKVTSTHADPAPSNTTVPTAQATMRHRTTHKLD, from the coding sequence ATGAGCCTTCATCTGGTTGACAGCGACGGTCATCTGGAGGCTGAGAAAAAGCTGACGGAATACCTGACGAGCATTGTGGCACCCAGCGTCTCGCTGAGCCGCGGCTCGGCGACAGCGGACGGTGACTATGGCAACGGTGCGCTGGAGGCAGTCGGTTTGAACTACCACGTCGTTGGCGTCTTCGGGGgacagagcagcggcaagtCCACGCTGCTGAATCATCTCTTTGGCACACATTTTCAAATGCTCGACGAGACGGTGCGACGTGGCCAGACAACGAAGGGAGCTTTTATGGCTCGCGCGAACACTGCCTTGGCTGGGTTCGAAGCCAGCGacgtcgctgttgttgcACCTCGGCTCGCCCCCAGCGCCGCGGACCGCAGCTCCCGTCTCAACCatgctgttgctgctacTGTGACTAATAACACTAcaggcggtgcgccgccCACCGACTCTCCTTTGTTGGTGCTGGACTTTGAAGGCACCGATGGACTGGAGCGGGGCGAGGACCAGTGCTTTGAGCGTCAGCTCTCGCTCTTCGGTCTGAGCATCGCCGACACACTCATCATTAACATGTGGGCTGTCGACGTGGGCCGCTTCAATGCCGCTAACCTGAGCCTGCTGCGCACTATTTTCGAGGTCAACCTGCAACTCTTCAGCCACAGCAACTacgaagcagaagaaaagcCGACTTTGCTTGTTGTACTGCGTGACTTCACTGAGGACGACCCGCTGCCGAGCCTCACCACGGTGCGTAAGTCCTTCGACACGATTTGGGAGAGCATCACCCGGCCTGCTCAGTTTGAGGACACAAGCATTGATGCCCTGTTCCACTTGAAGTACTATGTGATGCCTCACTACAGGCTGCAGAAGGAGGAGTTCATGGCTTCAGTGGagacgctgcggcgctggttTGGCGACAGCCGATGCTCCGActacctcttctcctgccaCTCCATGTTTCGCGGTGTGCCGCTCGATGGGCTGCCGGCGTACCTGACAAACTGTTGGGCGGCAATTCGCACGAGCAAGGACTTGGATATTCCAACACAACGTGAgatgctggcgcagcaccggtgcaaggaggcgaaggagcagGAGCTCATGACGTACCGCGGCTTTGCTCGGGGCTACGAGGACAGGTTACTCCGCGgcgagatgctgctgcgcttgtCGGAGGTCCTGgacgaggagatggagacTCGCCTGACCGCTTTTTATCGACAGACAAAGTTGTACAGTAGCGCCGTCGTTGGGCAGTACGCGAATGAGCTGGAGACGGAGCTGGTGGATGCCACGATGCAGGTGTTGAACCGGCTCTCCAAGGCCATCGCCACCGAAGTACTGTCAAACGTCGAGTCGCGTGTGCTGAACAGCGTCGAGGAAAGTCTTCGACAGCTGCTCAAGTCAGCACAGACACTGCCATTCAGTGCAGGCGAGGACTCTAGCGCCACCGAACCTGCGGAGGCGCATGACGCGGACGAGGACGCAGCCCCTCTTCTCGGGGCACAGCGGATGGACTCGGCTGCGTGCCAGAGGCTTGTCCGAGGTTTCTGGCGCACACTCAGCATCCAGGtcaaggaggtggtggcagaggtggctgCAATGCCTCCACGCGCCCACCTCTACGGCCGTTATGCCGTCCTCATCGTCCAGGACCCAACGACGCGGCTCAACGTGCTGAACATTGTCACAGACGCGTTCTTCCAGAAGGTGAAGTCGCGCCTGATGTCCATGGCGAACAGTGCGTGCGACACGATGCATAGCGGCTTCGAGCGTAGCCTCACTTACAACAGCGACGGTACCGTCCGTTtcttcgccaccaccagGGGCTTGCAGAAAGCCGTgccagcagctgtgcaggCGGGCCTGGTTGTCCTGGGGAGCCTCTTTTACTTCCGGCTGAagctggtgtcggcggcggtcagcgacgacgacgacctcGATACCGGTGcgactgcagctctgccgcagAGCCGCTCCGCTCGCCGCGTGAGGCACAATCGATGCCACATCGTGTtcgacgacaacgacgctGAGGCGGCTTTCTACCTGAGCTACAGCACGCTTGACACTGCCCCCAAATACCCCTGCGACGTTCCTGTGCCGACACTCGACTGCGACGGAGAGGAGGTTGGCGTCGCCGCGGACTGCATCCTGCTCAGCCAACAAGCCACTGTGCGTGCCTACGAGCTCTACAAGCAGAAGTGCGACTTCACGacacagctgcagcttcgcgctgctgaggcaGGCAACCAACGACTTCCCGCCTGGGTCATTCCGGCCCTCTTTGTTTTGGGCTGGAACGAGTTGCTCTACGTACTCACTTCGCCTGCTCTGCTAGTGCTCGTGGTTGTCATCTGCGCTGTTTTCTTCAGACAGTTTTTCGTGTCTCAGTGGCACGCCTTCGAAGAGACAGGACCAGCGAGTGTCGTAATACCGGCGAGGACAGTGGTGCACACGCTGAGCGCCCTGGTGCGCTCACTGCTTGGCGATGGACAGGGATCTTGTCCGGAGCACGCAGCACGAAACGGCAGCGATGTCGTTGCGTCgggcgagagggagatgaCCCATGTCAAGGTCACTTCTACACACGCGGATCCGGCACCGAGCAATACAACGGTGCCAACCGCCCAAGCCACGATGCGCCACCGCACAACTCACAAGCTGGACTGA